In a genomic window of Scheffersomyces stipitis CBS 6054 chromosome 4, complete sequence:
- a CDS encoding predicted protein (go_function acyltransferase activity~go_process metabolism), translating to MTTNVFIELVQMASYDIVLWFFSLVVHTFFRDIRPRGTFNIPSQGPIVFVIAPHHNQFVDPLVVMAKVKENSGRRISYLAANKSYQRKFIGTAAMLCGAIPVERAQDLLKLARGTIRLQSAENKLQIVGEGTQFTKDCMPKGLLGLPESLGNCPIKSIEDDTHLTLKEPFESANKKLQGRLEELLLAGTRFKSAPHVDNHTVFYNVFNHLNSGKALGIFPEGGSHDRPDLLPLKPGVAIMALGAVASLLKEDPDAEVTPVAVVPVGLNYFHPNKFRSRVVVEFGTPIMVDKGMAQSYIAKSRDAVAKLLSMISIGLKEVTVTSDDYDTLMVSQAARRLYTSGDRNTIPLPMVVEMNRRLIKGYEKHAKDPDVVELRENVTEYNRKLMMMGLHDHQVESLTSSKRLRSLIMFLERFFKFVLFSGLSMPGVVMFSPVFITAKKISRKKAKEALAGSVVKIQAKDVISTWKILVALVLAPILYIFYSVIGTIIIIKFKIVSTDVFPIPIIFLFCYGWALLTTYASLRVGEIGVDYYKSLAPLFISLTNRHKDVIQIDELKKTRRELSKKVEAFCNKYGPDMF from the coding sequence ATGACTACTAACGTGTTCATCGAGTTGGTACAGATGGCTTCGTATGATATAGTCTTGTGGTTTTTTTCTCTTGTGGTACATACTTTCTTCAGAGATATCAGACCACGAGGAACATTTAACATTCCCAGCCAGGGTCCCATCGTATTCGTCATTGCACCTCACCACAACCAGTTTGTAGATCCGCTTGTAGTCATGGCCAAAGTAAAGGAGAactctggaagaagaatctcGTACTTAGCAGCAAATAAATCTTACCAACGTAAGTTTATAGGGACTGCTGCCATGCTCTGCGGAGCAATCCCTGTAGAAAGGGCCCAGGACTTGCTCAAACTCGCCCGAGGAACTATTCGTCTCCAGAGTGCTGAAAATAAGCTTCAAATAGTTGGTGAAGGAACCCAATTCACGAAGGATTGTATGCCCAAAGGGTTGTTGGGACTTCCTGAGTCATTGGGTAACTGTCCTATCAAAAGCATCGAAGACGATACACATCTAACTTTGAAGGAACCGTTTGAGTCAGCAAACAAGAAACTTCAAGggagacttgaagaactcctTCTTGCTGGAACGAGGTTTAAGTCAGCGCCACATGTAGACAATCATACTGTATTCTACAATGTATTTAATCATCTCAACTCTGGTAAGGCCCTTGGTATCTTTCCTGAGGGAGGATCTCATGACCGACCAGATTTGTTACCGTTGAAACCCGGTGTTGCCATCATGGCTCTTGGAGCCGTTGCTTCGTTACTAAAAGAGGATCCTGACGCGGAAGTAACACCAGTAGCTGTAGTTCCAGTAGGATTGAACTACTTCCATCCCAACAAATTCAGATCCAGAGTGGTCGTAGAATTTGGAACCCCAATCATGGTGGACAAAGGTATGGCCCAGAGCTACATTGCCAAGTCCCGCGATGCTGTCGCCAAGTTATTGAGTATGATATCCATAGGTTTAAAGGAAGTGACAGTTACCTCTGATGATTACGACACGCTTATGGTTTCACAAGCAGCAAGAAGATTATACACTTCAGGTGATCGTAACACAATTCCTTTACCTATGGTTGTAGAAATGAATCGCAGATTAATCAAGGGTTATGAGAAACACGCCAAAGACCCTGACGTAGTTGAACTAAGAGAAAATGTCACAGAGTACAATAGAAAGCTCATGATGATGGGACTCCACGATCATCAAGTTGAGTCATTGACATCATCAAAACGTCTTCGCTCGTTGATAatgtttcttgaaagattcttcaagtttgtaCTCTTCTCAGGACTCAGTATGCCAGGCGTAGTGATGTTTAGCCCTGTGTTTATTACAGCAAAGAAAATCTCACGAAAGAAGGCTAAGGAAGCACTTGCAGGGTCAGTTGTGAAAATTCAAGCCAAGGATGTGATAAGTACTTGGAAAATTTTGGTGGCTCTCGTTCTAGCACCAATATTATACATTTTCTACTCTGTCATTGGTACTATCATCATTATTAAATTCAAGATTGTATCGACTGATGTTTTCCCCATTCCAATAATATTTTTGTTTTGCTATGGGTGGGCATTGTTAACGACGTATGCTTCCTTGAGAGTGGGCGAAATAGGCGTGGATTACTACAAATCTTTGGCTCCTTTATTTATCTCGTTGACGAATCGTCACAAGGATGTCATTCAGATTGACGAACTTAAGAAGACGCGGAGAGAGTTGAGCAAGAAAGTTGAAGCGTTCTGCAACAAGTATGGTCCTGACATGTTT